The sequence CGATCGGACTCGTCGAGACGGCGATGAAGATGACTGACGCCGGCCCGCGTGACGCCTACCAGGCGGCGACGCCCGAGAAACGGCCGGTGTGGGAGCGCCAGGCGGCCGAAGGGGTGGTTCGATGAGCATTTTCGACGACCACACCGACGAGATCCTCGCGTACGTGCGTCGCCGCAAGCGCAACGGCCAGTCGTTCGTGACGACGACGCAGGTCAAACACGACCTCGACATCGACGGCCACATCGCGGGCCGCGTGCTCGCGCGTCTCGAAGACCAAGGCCACCTCGATCGCTGGGGCGGCTCGTCGTGTGCGACCTACCGGATCACGATCGAGGAGAAGCCGGTCGCGACCGACGGCGGCCACCGGATCACCTGCGAGGAGTGCGACCTCGAGGAGGACTACTACAACGAGGGCACGGCACGGCGACGAAAACTTGAGCACTACGAAACGTGGGGCCACCGCGTCGACTACCAGGGTGAGTCGCGATGACCGACGACGAACACCCGCTCGAGGAACTCCTCACGAATGCCGACGAGGAACTCGAGCTCGAGGACGTCACAATCGACACGGAGCAGTTCCACGCCGATCTCGTCAAGGTGGCCCAGGCCGCTGAGTCGATCGAGACGCTCGCGACGGATCTCCGAGCGCTGCGGCGAAGCGGCCTGACCGACGAGGACGTGGTCGCGCTGCTCTACGGTCGGAACGCGAGTCTCAACAAGTCCACCATCGAGACGGCACTCGAGACCATCGACGAGACGATCGCCGACTTCGAGAGCGGGAAGCGCAAACCGAAACGCGACCTCCTGGTCCGACTCGTTTACGACTTGTCGGGCCTGGGAAAACAGGAGACCGAGACGGTCGTCGACGAGCTCGAGGCGCTGGTGGAGCGCTATGGGTACGACGACCTCCAGGAGGGCGACGATGTCTGAGGACTCCCTCACCGTCGTGGATCTCTTCGCAGGCGCGGGCGGGATCTCGACGGGTGCCGTCGACGCCGCGAAGAACCTCGGCTACACGCCCGGCCAGGACTTCCATCTCACGGCGATCAACCACAACGAACACGCGATCGCGACCCACGAGGAAAATCACCCGTGGGCCGACCACTACCATGCAAAGGTTGAGGCGATCTTCCCGCCAGACGTCGCCGAACCCGGTACGGTCGACCTGCTGACGGCTGGGCCTTCGTGTACGCACTTTTCGAACGCGAGAGGCGGCAAGCCCGTGAAAGAACAGGAACGGGCGTCGCCGTGGCACGTCCTCCGGTGGGTCGAACTCCTGCGACCGAAACACCTGCTCATCGAGAACGTCGGCGAGCTCCGGTCGTGGGGGCCGGTCGAAGACGACGGGACACCGTCGCGCGACGGCTCGATCTTCGTGCGTTGGGTCGAGATGCTTCAGGCACTGGGCTACACCGTCGTCCGTGACGACAAAGACCGCTACGGCGTCAAACTCCGGGCCGCCGACTACGGCGACCCGACGACGCGACAGCGACTGTTCGTAATCGCGTCACGAACGAACCGCCCAACTCCACCACAACCAACCCACTCGAGCGACCCGGCCGACGACCTCGAGGACTGGGTGCCAGCGAGCGAGATAATCGACTGGAGCGACCGGGGCGAGTCGATGTTCACCCGCTCGAAGGCGCTCGCAAGCAAGACGATGGACCGCATCGCGAAGGGCATCCGCGACCACTGTGACGACCGACTGGCGCCCTACGCGGCGGCACTCGAGCGAATGGACGAGGCCGATATATACGCACTCCAGGACGACGTCGTCCCGATCGAAGAGATCGAGACGGCGATAGACGAGCGGACGGAACCGTTCCTGGTTCGTGGCGAGGTCGCCGTCGACGACGAACCAGCGTCGACGCCGATGGTGATGGGCCAGCACGGCGGAGCGTACCCACGCGATGCGGACACGGAACCGGTGTCGACCATCACGACACGCGGCGCTATCCACTTCATCGAAGCCCAGGCGTTCGTCCTGCCACGGAACGGTTCGGCTCGAGGCAAGCACTCGAACCCGGCCTACAATCCCGACGAGAGGCCGTTTCACACGGTGACGGCCCGTAATCACGACGGTCGGCTGTTCTCGCCGTTCCTGGTCCAGTACAACGGCACGCCAGAACACTCGGTGAAGTCGATCGACGACCCGCTCCCGACGCTCACCAAACGCGCTCGGTACGCGCTGGCCGATCCGGAAGTCTACCCGTTCGGTATCGATCTCCGATACCGGATGCTCGACCCGCCGGAGACCAAACAAGCGCAGGGGTTCCCGGCGGACTACGAGATCACGGGCGACACGAAGAAAGACCGCCGCGCACAGATCGGGAACGCGGTTCCGGTCGGGATGGCCCGAGCGCTCTGTGAGCACATTCTCGCGACGGAGGCGCCGACGCTGTCGACCTACGGCGCCGGGTTCCCCGACGACGCCGACGTGGAGATCCCGGCGTACGAGGAGGTGGTCTCGGATGACTAAGACGAAAGGCTCGCTCTGGCACTGCACGTGCGGTCGTCTCGTCTCGAGGCACATCTACGGCGAGACGTGTCCAAACTGCGGACTCCCGGAGGAACGGCCATGAGCACTGAAATTCCGACGGTCTACGGCGCCGACACTATCGGGAACCGCTGTCTCAACTGCGGGAATCGGGTCCTCGAGGGGACGGTCGGCGTCTACGGCGACAACGACGGAAACCTCCACGCGTGCCCGGAGTGCTCGACGTACCGACACCTCAAGCAGGGCGCTGGCTGGAATCCCGACTTCGAACCGGGGGTGAACGGCGAATGATAGTGTGCGAGCACCATCAGCGCCCTGAGTGCCTCGAGATCGTCGATGCGACTCTCGAGCGCGACGGTGATGACATCGAGGTAAAAGAGCACTACGAGTGCCGCCTCGAGGGACTCGAAGGGACCTACCACTACCTCCGGGGCGTCGAGACCGTCCGGGGCTCGATCGTCGCGACGGGCGAACTCCCGCGTACCATCCACCGCGCGAAACGCGAGGGGATTCGCCGATGAGACGCGTTATCGACGGCGGTGTTCGCTACGACTGGCAACTCGCCGTGATCGGATCGGACGTCGTCGCCTCGGTCCACTATCCTGGCGGGCCGTCGATCACCTACTCCACCGAACGGCTCCCGAACAAGGTGCGCGACCCCAGCGAGTTCGGTCTGCTCCCGCTCGAGGTGATCGAGCGGTATCACCGCAAATCGCAGACGGATACGCCGATGGGCGAGCTCGCCCGGAAGGTCCAGGCGGCCGTCCACGACGACGCCAGCGAGGTGCCAGCATGAGCGACGGACTCCCGGAGGCGACTCAGCGCGACGTCGAACAGGCCATCGAACAACTCGAAACGGAGGACGACGATGCACGATAGAATCCCACTTGACGATCTGGACCGCGAACTGACCGAAGAAACACTCACCGAGCTGTGCGCCCGGCGACTCACCATCGAGGAGATCGCCGAGTTCGTCGACGAACGCGAGCACCACGTCGAGCGGGCGTTGGGACAGTACGGCCTCGAGGCGACGGGCTACCGGCCGCCCTCGGGGACAGTGGCGGCGACGTTGCTCGCGACCGATCCGGACGTAACCGAGAGCGAGACAGAGCCACAGTCAACGACCCTCGAGAAATTTGCAGGTGGTCAGGCATGAACGAAGAGTGTCAGTCCTCGAGCGGTGTTGACCGTTTCCACGGCCCGTGTACGGTTCCACGAATCGAGTGCAACAAGTGCGGAACCGGACACCACCCAGACGCAGCAAACGGCGAGTATATCGGTCACTGCCGGGAATGTTCCGCGTTCCTACCACGACCGACCGAGAAACAGGAACGGCGATTCACGCAATTTATCGGCTGGAAAGACCGATACATTCGGCCGGAAACTGAGCGAGGTGAGAGCGATGAGTAAGAACGATACACAACAGAACGGGACTGAGCGCGAAGTTGAATTACTCCCACTGTTATCACAGGACCCGTGCCTGTGGTGGTGGATCGACGGGAAGGTGGTCGCATGACCGACGAGTGCGACCACGAATGGGTAGAGATAGCCCACTATCCAAGCGGCCAGGCCTGCCGCTGGCAGTGCATTAACTGCCTCATGGAGAACGGACCATGACGGTGCGGTGTGACGTTTGCGGTGTCGTTGCGAAGCTCGAGAAACACGATGGCGAATGGCTGTGCCCCGACTGCATTCAGTGCAACGTACAGCCGGACGGTGGTCGCGTGAGTGGTATTGAGCGATTCGAGGCTCCGCCAACGAACCAGATCACGACCTTCGAGACGGCCGAACTCACGGCACTCTGCCCGTTCGACTTCGGCGGCCCGGATCACTACGACCTAACGATCAAATACGAACCAGACGGTCACTGTCTCGAATCACGCTCGCTCAAACTCTGGCTCGAATCCTACCGCGACGAAGAAATCACTGCCGAACGGCTGGCAGACGAACTCTATCGAGACATTTCGCGGTCCATCGAACCGGCGCGTCTTTACGTCCGACTCGAGCAGGCACGCCGTGGAGGAATCGAGGAGACTGTGGAGGTAGGTGAACGTGCCCTCTGTTGATATAATCACGACAGGGCGGCCTGATTTGACAGCCTACGCGGGCGAGTATGGATACCTTCGCGGTACCCGCCTCGATGACGAACCACGATACCGACGCGAGAACGTTCGCGTGGAGTTTCTCGATCTCCACTGGGAAGAACCGGATTTTGAGGGCCTACTCGAGGCTGCGGAGTGGCACCGGCCAAAGTACGCGGTCGCCGGGGATTACGATGGCTCGAATTACGAGAAGGTCAACGACCGAGCCCGGCAGCTCGCTGAGTACGCCGAGAACGTTATCGTCGTCCCACATCACGACGGCGATCTCGAGCACGCTCCCGAGTGGTGCGTCGTCGGTTACTCGACGCCGTCGGAGTATGCCGCGACGGAGATACCGATTCGGGAGTATCGAGAAACGAGCCACGACCTCCACATCCTCGGAGGGACGCCGCATTTGCAACACGAGTTGCTCGGACGTCTGTGGGTCGAGAACGTCGTCTCGATGGACTGCAACAGCCACCACAAGGCAGCAACCATCGGCGCGAAGGCGTGGTATCCTGACCGGCCACACTGGCGAAAGATCGGCCCGGAGGGTATGGAGAACGCGGTCGAATCCGCATACAAGATTTCGGTTACGAACCTGAATATGGATCACCAACGACGGGGTTTATTCCCAGCGACGGACGGAGGAAGCAGCCGCTACATAGAGACGGGGACTGAGCGTTCAGGGGGTGACGACCGATGACGGACACGGCCCAGGAGACGATCGTCGACGAGGAAGCGTTCGAGGCGACTGTCACTCGAGGTGACCTCGTCCGCATCGCCGACGCCCTCGAGCCGGTCGTGGACGAAGCGCGACTCCACTTCACGACCTCGGAACTGCACGCGAGTGCGGTCGACCCCGCGAACGTCATGGCGGTCGACAGTGGTCGGTACGAGATCGAGGCGAACCAGCCGGCGGTCATCGGCATCGACGTCGAGGAACTGCACGAAACACTCCATTTCCTCGCCTCGTCGGACGAGGAGGTCACGCTTCGGTACGAAGACGGCGATGACGAGCTCACCATCTTAGACAACAACTGGTTCGACACCGCCTCCGTGGTCGACGAGGAGTACATCCGCGACGACCGCGACCTCGATGACATCCTCGAGCGGATAGACTTCGAGGTGGTGGGGACGGCCGAATCCTGGGAGTTCGCCGGTTCGATCAACAAGGTGGCGCTGGCAGCCTCGAGAGGGATACGGTTCCTTCCGGTCGCAGATGGCGTCCTGACCGAGGGAGACCGAAAGGAGTTCAACGAGGACGACGGGGGGTTCGAACGCGTCTGGGGCTACCAGGACGAATTCGATGCCGACCTCGAGCGCCGACCGGCCACCTACGACGGTGCGGTGTCGGTCTACTCGCCCGACTATCTCGAGGACCTGGCTCAGGCACTCCCAACGGAGGGAACGGTCACATTCTACACGGGCGATAACATCCCGCTCATCGCCGAGTCCAGCGAAGGACCTCGAGTTGTGGTCGCCCCGCGTCTGAAAAATCCCGTGGAGGACGACCGATGACGGACGGTCTCCACGAACACACGATCGAACTTCGAGAGGAGTACCCCGACCGACTCTATCCACTCCTCATCGAGCTGGCCGAGTACAATCGCGAGGAGTGGCTCGAGGGGCCGAAGGACAACACGATCGGCGCCGACGAGGTCCGCAAAACCGGGCTCACGGGGATGCAAAAAGAACTCGCCGACATGGTCAAAGAGCGCCTCGAGCGCTACGAAGAGTGGGCGTGTGACTGGTGTGGCGTCAATCAATCAACGTGCACGAAAGGCGTCGGTGGCCCGTCGCTGTGTAACGAGTGCGCCTTCGGGGACGGTGATTCCGAATGATGGTCAACCGAGCCATCTGCGAGGAGTGTAACAACCGGATCGACTACCTCTCTCGCGATGGGCCGATCCGCTGTGACTGCGGCGACGAGATGGAGTTCGCGGGGAAGGTCGGATGCGTTCGCGGACTCTCCGAAGGACAGACGGCGAACGACGACCTCCAGGACCTGATCGATGAGTGGCTCGAGTACGCGTCGCAGTACGGCCACCACCAAACGGACACGTTCAACGCACGGTGTGAGACGTGGGAAAGTGCGGCCGACCAGCTCGAGGATATCGTGACGGAGGAATCGGATCGATGAACGAAGCCGAACCAAAGCCGTGTCGCCACTGCGGGACGGAAACCACCCAGCGCGCGTCGGGAATCCCCTACTGCTCGATGGACTGCATCGGCGCCCGCCGACGCGAGAAAGATAACGAGGTCCTCGAGTGCCCGTATCCCGACTGTGACTGGAAACAGGTGTACGATCCAGAGAACGGCCTCTCGAGGTCGATCGCCTACACGAACGCCGAAGAGCATCGCGAAGAGCACCGGTCGGCGTTGGCTGCAGGAGGTGACGAACAGTGACCGACGTCGATCGAACCCCGACGCCGCGCGAACACGAGCTCTCGAACGGTGACCTCGCG is a genomic window of Natronosalvus halobius containing:
- a CDS encoding DNA cytosine methyltransferase gives rise to the protein MSEDSLTVVDLFAGAGGISTGAVDAAKNLGYTPGQDFHLTAINHNEHAIATHEENHPWADHYHAKVEAIFPPDVAEPGTVDLLTAGPSCTHFSNARGGKPVKEQERASPWHVLRWVELLRPKHLLIENVGELRSWGPVEDDGTPSRDGSIFVRWVEMLQALGYTVVRDDKDRYGVKLRAADYGDPTTRQRLFVIASRTNRPTPPQPTHSSDPADDLEDWVPASEIIDWSDRGESMFTRSKALASKTMDRIAKGIRDHCDDRLAPYAAALERMDEADIYALQDDVVPIEEIETAIDERTEPFLVRGEVAVDDEPASTPMVMGQHGGAYPRDADTEPVSTITTRGAIHFIEAQAFVLPRNGSARGKHSNPAYNPDERPFHTVTARNHDGRLFSPFLVQYNGTPEHSVKSIDDPLPTLTKRARYALADPEVYPFGIDLRYRMLDPPETKQAQGFPADYEITGDTKKDRRAQIGNAVPVGMARALCEHILATEAPTLSTYGAGFPDDADVEIPAYEEVVSDD
- a CDS encoding DUF7563 family protein, which codes for MSTEIPTVYGADTIGNRCLNCGNRVLEGTVGVYGDNDGNLHACPECSTYRHLKQGAGWNPDFEPGVNGE
- a CDS encoding DUF6610 family protein; the protein is MPSVDIITTGRPDLTAYAGEYGYLRGTRLDDEPRYRRENVRVEFLDLHWEEPDFEGLLEAAEWHRPKYAVAGDYDGSNYEKVNDRARQLAEYAENVIVVPHHDGDLEHAPEWCVVGYSTPSEYAATEIPIREYRETSHDLHILGGTPHLQHELLGRLWVENVVSMDCNSHHKAATIGAKAWYPDRPHWRKIGPEGMENAVESAYKISVTNLNMDHQRRGLFPATDGGSSRYIETGTERSGGDDR